tagaaattcaacGATTATTTTCTcgtgtggactatatgtaaacgtcttttatgtgaaatatcttattcaggtcagtactaaatttgtatgatccctcatattttggtaaaaatatttaaaactaactTTTAACCTCAGGTGTATACCTTATAGTAAATTGTGAACTTTATTTATGGTTACTGCACATTCACAGAAGTGCAAGCATCTGTAAAACAGAGGCGTGACACAGAGCTATTAGTGccaaataatgttacaaagccattcatatttgcatggACGTTTGCATTGAGCAAATAGGTCAACTGCTCTAAAGCTCCATTCAACAAGTATGCAAAAAGTCAGTTTTTGCATACTtgcaaaaaagtgcaaaaaaaaaaaaaaaagaattcatgTTAAGTGTCCAGAAATATATATCCACAAAAATCCCTAAAATATTAAAGCCTAGCATGCAATGTGCTGTACAGGTATTTTGAAAACATTGCATgcacttaatgttttttttgttttaaacatatacatacataaatacaaattaagtgaAAAAATGTGAGAAAAGTGAGAAGTACTAGAGTGATGACAAGAGTTTTTTATTGGCGTCCAGAAAACTAGATTACAGTATTGCACAATGTATGTCTAAGTACTTTTTATTGTTCGTTAGGCAGgataaatatttttcacaacATTTTCTGTTGAGAAATGTTTCCGTTTACATAAACTACTAAATGGCATTACAAAAGACCTTTCTTACTGTGCCTGTCTTACAGCATAGAAAAATGTTTGCAACATTATTACACACTATAGAGAGGTACTTGTAGGAGGCAAGAGTCTGGTGAATCAGGAGTGTAAGGATGTGTTTGTTCACTTATCCTGACACCCCTTACCCTTTCCTTTGCACTTGTCCTTGCCGTGCTTCTTCTGCCAGTAGGCCCTGGCTAGGCCAGCAATACACTGACTGAATTCACGGAAGTTCACTTCACCATCGTGGTTCTTATCCAGTTCTTCCATGACCTCCTTAATATTATCCGAATCCATTTTATCCTAAGACATAGAGGGAGGAATGTCAGTGCTGTAATTACTAACATACCACTCAGCTGTATTGCTAAAAGAAAAGCTAGTGGAGGAACTAAAAAGTATGTTAGCAAGTGAAATATGAATAAAAGAAAGAGCCTCATGCAAGCATGGTATGACTCATTAGGGTAAACCCCTTTCATGCCAGGTTGCCATAATAACATTGCACAACAACCGCACAGCATTTAATTAGGAAGTAGATTTGTTGCAATATGTTGGAGGTGTTGACTTCCTCCAACCAATAGCTTTCTTTCTCAcaactttgtctttttttctttgcatatttCTTTAATTCTCACCTTAAATTCAGGACTGGTAATCTGGGCTTTGATTAGCTGTCCAAGTTCAGCATtactgagctgttttttttggtcATCTGTCCCTGCGTACTCCTCAAACACCTCCACAATGGCCACAATGGCTTTCTCCAGCTTAGACATGTctatgagaaagaaaacaagaaagagAATGCATTTAGAACATCTCATGAAGTGTCTGCACCTCTTCATGCACATTTATCATCTAGAAAGAAAGTCAACACAATTATATCGGTTGCAAAAATAGCCACAAAATGATGGACTGCATTTCTAAAAACATCTTCTCTGCTCTATTTTTGTAGCTCTGTTGTATTTCCTGCGTTTCGCACTTTcattttgtctctctctctttctgtttttttaccTACCGTAAGTTTGGTGTGCTCGCAGAGAAGTTAAGCAGATGTTTTGTTGGAGTAAATGGTCTGCTGCTTTTAAAGCACATATTTTATACTCCGCAGCACACACAATGGCAGGAATGAATCATTCTTGTTCTATAAAAGATTCATAGCACATCCGATCCAGTTTAACAAGACTCACATgccaaaaaatctaatattgttGTTAGACTTTTTATCTTTAAAGAAAATACTCTGTTATGTTAGTTTATAGTAAACAAACGGATGAAATATAGGGGATTACCCAGTCAGACCACATGGGGAATCTGAGTCACATTTAAGTGACTCGTTCGCTCTCTCTACTGGGCGTTGTCTGCCCTAAACGCCATATTTCCACGgcattccttttttttctgatgtgAATGGCCAAGCtttaaacattcttttaaaaatgtttcaggtTCAGCGTTTAGGATAAAGATAAAAGACTCATTGTGCAGCTGTGACGTTGTTGCTGATGTTTTTGAGGAGGTTTGAATCACAAGCTTCAAGCGAAGCTTCATATTTGGAGTAAACAGAGACACGCTTGTCTCATCCTGTCTAAATCTAGTCTTCAGACATCAAAGAATGCCTGATATTTGTAAAACGCCCTCATTTTGAAAAGAGACTACATGCTTTATCTGCAGAAAtgcaaaatgaaatgcaaaaaaaaaaaaaaaaaaaaaaagcctacaATGGTGTGCAAAACCACATACTAGACAATGACTGCTCAACTTGACATGAAAACTGATGACTGCTCGGTTGTGCAGCAACAGGATTATTCATACCTCCTTTGAGCTTTTCCTTTATGAGAGAAATGCTAAGACATTGACTCATCAGCTGTGAGTGTtataatattgatattaatcTAGTTTTACATCTTGAAAAAGCAAACACCTGGATAAACACCCTTTTGGATTCACTTGACCTAATATGCTTATCACAGATGataacagaatatatatatgtttatcttcagaacaaaccattttgccttaataaactcctaatttgctgcttattaatagttaggtagttgttaagttcaggtattggctAGAATTAGGGATGTAGAAAATGGGCgtgcagaataggtgctttataagtactaataaacagctggtatgttaataataggcatgctaataagtaataagtaactagttaatagtgacaGTTGTTCCcaatactaaagtgttaccgtgaATATCAGTATATGTTAAGTAAACCTCTGTGACAGATCTGTTGACTGTGGAGCAAAAAGGGTGTGTACTTTTAAGGGTGCTTTATTTATCCCTCTTTTGTTTAGGGTTGGTTCTTTCATACTGTATAGTAAGCATATATGTACCTCCGGTGTTTTTACTGTGgtgcacaaacaaacacaccccTAGACAAATATGCACACACGCACACCTTACAGGTGTATACGTGCCATGAGTAGCCGTCGTGACAAATTCTGCTCAATAAGCAATAAAGTATAATATACCAAAAATAGAAAAGGAAAATGCACCAAATAAACTCACTGGTGTCACTTTATATGACATCATGACATTTAAACATCATAACTAATAAAGTAAGatatgtttgattttttttatcagagaCAGTAGTTCTCTAAACAAGGATTTTAGAAAAAAACGTCTAAATTTAACCCACAGACATGTTTGGTCTCATTTGTGGAGCTATTGTTAGGGAAAACACGAAACGATGTAGTGCTTCGTTTACAAgatgagaaaaagaaaacaaggagTGGTGGGAAGAGAATGTGAGTTAGTTGATGTACTCGTGATGTGGTATACTGGTGACATCTAGTGATCACCTTCTTGAGCTATAATTATATAACAGACAGTGTGGAAATTTTCTGTAGGGCTGTGTCACATCCAACAATTTCAGCAAACACCCCAGTatgatttaatgttaaacagttaaagttaaagaataaaacattaactgaagttaaaaaaatattaatctgaaacgcatttgaaataaaaacaaatatattatcaTGTTCTGGATTAGGTTTGAGTTTAAGTTTCTGTAAGCTTTTAAAaggtaaattaaaaatgttttattttcgtAATTCACAATGtgcagtcatgtgaaaaagttaggagaCCCTATTCAATTTAATCACTGATTGGCTTTCCAtatcataataaaacataataaaaaatgttttgttacataataaaaaataaataaataaaatatctggtGCTTGGTAGGTCTTAAAATTgggaaaataaaacctcagatgaacaacagcACATGACatattgcaccgtgtcattgtgtgttggaaaaaataaaggcaaaatggaaaagccatgtgtgacaaattTAGGAGTCATGCAGTCAGGCACTGCTAATTAAAtgcctttgattaactgatcataaGCAAGTATGAGCACCATTATTGAAGCAGAAgttttggcagtttgctggtgtggagccttcaggtgtgttgtaacacaatgccaaggaggaaAGACATCAGCAATGATCTtatgctgccatcaatctgggAAGGGTAAAATGGcaatttccaaacaatttgaagtccaTCATTCTACAGTGAGTACGTTTATTAAAAAAGTGGAAGACATTCAAAGCAGACACCAATTCTCCCAGAGGTGGATGTTCCAGGATATttaccccaagatcagaccattgtcatcccttgtcatccaagatgttcatgtctttcttacttcagtcgtaaagaaattatatcttctgagaaaaacaggagtttgaatttccaaaatgcagtttaaatgcagcttcaaagggctccaaaccatcccagccgagaaagaagggtcttatctagcaaaacgatcagttattttctaaaaaatgtacaatttatatactttttaacctcaaacgctcatcttgcctagctctgcgtgaactctgtgaaTTCCGGGTTCATGAAAgctagggtatgtcgaaaaactcccatcttattttctcctccaccttcaaaatcatcctacatcgccgttttgttttttttataaagggcatttgaccttctttgcatgttcactttgtaaacactgggtcggtatttctgcagcgatgtaggacgattttgaagttggaggagaaaatgagatgggagtttgtcgacataccctaactgtcttgacctggaatacacagagttagACATACACGTAGAGctagacaagcgtttgaggttaaaaagtataaaaattgtacattttttagaaaataacagattgttccgctagataagacccttcttcctcatctgggattgtttagagccctttgaaaatgtatattggcatttggaagttcaaactcaggggcaccatagaagtccattatatatatagagtaatcctaaaatgtttttctcaaaaaacataatttctttgcgattgaagaaagaaagacattaacatgttggatgacaacggggtgagtacattgtctgtgatttttttgttctggaagtgaactaattccttcaatgaaaagtctataacgtACTATGGTTAAAACTTCTCAATAGTAGTGTAAGACAACACCCTCTTCTGTGGGGTACTAAGTGGTTCTCTCTGAGACTGTaaactttagctgcatttagctgtggaacttgctaactagtaatttttttaaaaagctgatttgcaaagatcattaaaaaaaaaaacccttatactcacttcttctggtGAAGCTAGAccacgaatgattcacgcaaACATAGCAAACTTTGGAAGATCATGGGGTGCAtttcctttcaaaaacaaaagtaatcctctgcatcttcagatgtcgggagtaagtgatgactgctatgttcattgttacatccaacaacaaaacacctctatcacttaggagacattcttgtctactcgTGCTCCGGTGTCGAAACAATGGCGGGCATTGGTCtaaggtctaaggtaagacggccatgtcaatcaacaatcgtgggagcggccttggtctGTGTGGTGTCACACAGCTAAGAATCTGAGAATGGTTTGATTTGAGAAAGGGGTTATGATTTataaggattaaaaaaaaaaaaactgggtggattttcatcattatagggtggatgtgtacacacactgccaacacacaattatgttcaaacaacatgtaaatcCATAACAGTACAATTAGACAAATATGGGACAAGTATGGCATGTTTGGAGAGGTTGCTAGTCTCTTCTGTCTAAAAAAAACGTGGCTACATGGTTAAGGTTTGCAAAGTTGCATCTAAACAAACCATGAGTCTTCTAGAACAATGTGCTTTGAACAGACGAAACCAAAGTCGAggtgtttggccataatgcacagtgcCACGTATgatgaaaacctaaagagcatttcagcacaaacacctcataccaaaagccAAGCATGCTGGTGGAGGGCTGATgattttgggctagttttgcaGCCACAGGATCTGGGCCCCTCACAGTCTGTATACCAAAGTATTTTAGAGTCAAATCTGAGCCCTTCTGTCCAACAGCtgaagttgggccaaaattgggtgatgcaacaggacaatgttctcaagcacaccagcaaatctacaacagaat
The sequence above is drawn from the Labeo rohita strain BAU-BD-2019 chromosome 16, IGBB_LRoh.1.0, whole genome shotgun sequence genome and encodes:
- the s100w gene encoding S100 calcium binding protein W; translation: MSKLEKAIVAIVEVFEEYAGTDDQKKQLSNAELGQLIKAQITSPEFKDKMDSDNIKEVMEELDKNHDGEVNFREFSQCIAGLARAYWQKKHGKDKCKGKGKGCQDK